A region from the Vicia villosa cultivar HV-30 ecotype Madison, WI unplaced genomic scaffold, Vvil1.0 ctg.000175F_1_1, whole genome shotgun sequence genome encodes:
- the LOC131624961 gene encoding receptor-like protein kinase — protein MKLHSSLLFFSSIFHFYTLSSSLNSDGLALLSFKSHWTSLPPLINSTWNPSHSTPCSWAGLKCNSFHRVISLNLSYLDIYGQLGPEIANCTQLQHLDLRYNYFHGQVPHSFTNLHQLKYLHLSTNLLTGPFPHFLSQIPHLKLLDLFDNQLNGSISTTIANITHLQELYLQYNNFSGAIPSSIGNCTQLQDLYLNVNQLEGVLPYSLNNLNHRVRFQVAYNKLTGTIPLGSSGCRNLLFLDISFNDFGSSVPYGIGNCTGLSQFAAVNSNLVGAIPSSIGLLTKLSILRLCKNHLSGKIPPEIGNCKSLTELHLYSNRLDGKIPSELGKLSELRDLELFSNQLSGEIPLEIWKIRGLEHLFVYNNSLSGELPVEMTELKNLKNISLFNNIFSGVIPQSLGINSSLVQLDFVNNRFTGNLPPNLCFGRKLNVLNMGINRLRGRIPLDVGRCTTLRRVILKQNKFTGPLPDFERNTNPLYMEISHNEINGSIPSSLGNCTNLTDLMLSANKLSGRIPPELGKLVNLRTLDLGHNDLEGPLPFQLANCTKMDKFDVGFNFLNGSLPSSLQKWTKLNTLILNENYFSGGIPEFLSAFEDLSELQLGGNMFGGEIPNSVGTLQNLIYGLNLSSNGLIGDIPVEIGKLKSLQMIDLSQNNLTGSIQVLDELPSLVEINLSNNSFQGSIPKMLMKLFNSRLSSFSGNPGLCISCSPSSGLVCNESSYVKPCDNNNKMNNQGLSKIVIVMIAIGSSIFVVLLLMGLVHIFVGRKSNQQVHITDDEGRLSLLNKVMEATSNLSDRYIIGRGAHGVVYKANVSQDKAFAIKKLAFAASKDKNLSMVREIQTLGQIKHRNLVKLENFWLRHDYGLIMYSYMPNGSLYDVLHEKKPAPSLEWNVRYKIAIGIAHGLSYLHYDCDPPIVHRDIKPNNILLDSDMEPHIADFGIAKLLDQSSTSNPSLSVPGTIGYIAPENAYTTVSNRECDVYSYGVVLLELITRKKVVDPSFTEGTDLVGWVRLLWSETGEINQIVDSSLANECLDTNMMENVAKVLMMALRCAENDPHNRPKMTDVTKQLSDSNPQKKKVRRARFVKDF, from the exons ATGAAACTTcactcctctcttctcttcttttcttccatcttccatttctatactctttcttcttcactcaaCTCAGATGGCTTAGCACTTTTATCATTCAAATCCCACTGGACATCACTTCCTCCTCTCATAAACTCAACATGGAACCCATCTCATTCCACACCATGTTCATGGGCTGGTCTCAAATGCAACTCTTTCCACCGTGTAATCTCTCTCAACCTTTCCTATCTTGATATCTACGGTCAACTAGGGCCAGAAATTGCAAACTGCACACAACTCCAACACTTAGACCTTAGGTATAACTACTTTCATGGCCAAGTACCTCACTCTTTCACTAACCTCCATCAACTAAAATATCTTCACCTTTCTACTAATCTTCTCACAGGTCCTTTCCCTCATTTCTTGTCCCAAATCCCTCACCTCAAACTTCTTGATCTCTTTGATAACCAACTCAACGGTTCCATTTCAACTACTATTGCCAACATAACTCATCTCCAAGAATTGTATCTCCAATATAACAACTTCTCTGGTGCAATTCCTTCATCTATTGGGAACTGTACTCAATTACAAGACTTGTATTTGAATGTTAATCAGTTGGAGGGTGTTCTTCCTTATAGTCTCAACAATCTCAATCATCGTGTTCGTTTTCAAGTTGCCTACAATAAACTAACAGGTACTATTCCATTGGGTTCTTCCGGTTGTAGAAATTTACTGTTTTTGGATATCTCATTCAATGATTTTGGTAGTAGCGTTCCATATGGCATTGGTAATTGTACTGGTTTATCACAATTTGCTGCTGTGAATTCTAACTTGGTTGGAGCTATTCCATCTTCCATTGGTCTGCTCACCAAGCTTTCGATTCTTCGCCTTTGCAAGAATCATTTGTCTGGTAAAATACCTCCTGAAATAGGCAACTGTAAGTCTTTGACTGAGTTGCATTTGTATTCCAATCGACTTGATGGAAAAATTCCGAGTGAATTGGGAAAACTCAGTGAATTAAGGGACCTTGAACTGTTTTCTAATCAATTGAGCGGCGAAATTCCGCTTGAGATATGGAAGATTCGAGGTCTCGAGCATCTGTTTGTGTATAATAATAGCCTTTCTGGTGAACTTCCAGTGGAGATGACAGAGCTGAAGAACCTTAAGAACATTTCATTATTTAACAACATTTTCTCTGGAGTGATACCTCAAAGCTTAGGAATTAACAGCAGTTTGGTACAGTTGGACTTTGTGAATAACAGGTTCACTGGTAACCTTCCTCCAAATCTTTGTTTTGGAAGAAAGTTGAATGTTCTGAATATGGGAATCAATCGACTTCGAGGAAGAATACCTCTCGATGTTGGAAGATGCACAACTTTAAGAAGGGTCATTCTTAAACAAAACAAATTTACCGGGCCTCTTCCTGATTTTGAAAGGAATACCAATCCGTTATACATGGAGATCAGCCACAACGAGATCAACGGGTCAATTCCATCGAGTTTAGGAAACTGCACGAATCTCACGGATTTAATGTTGTCCGCGAACAAACTTAGCGGGCGTATACCACCGGAGTTGGGAAAACTTGTTAATCTTCGGACATTGGATCTTGGTCATAATGACTTAGAAGGTCCTTTGCCTTTTCAGCTCGCAAACTGTACCAAAATGGACAAGTTTGATGTGGGATTTAACTTCCTGAATGGTTCATTGCCGTCGAGTTTGCAGAAGTGGACAAAGCTAAACACACTAATTTTGAATGAGAATTATTTTAGTGGTGGAATTCCAGAGTTTTTGTCGGCTTTTGAAGATCTTTCTGAACTACAGCTTGGCGGAAATATGTTTGGAGGGGAAATTCCTAACTCGGTTGGGACATTGCAGAATTTGATCTACGGGTTGAATCTAAGTTCTAATGGGCTGATAGGAGACATACCTGTGGAAATTGGAAAGTTGAAATCCTTACAAATGATTGATCTTTCTCAAAACAATTTGACAGGAAGCATACAAGTTCTTGATGAACTCCCTTCGTTAGTCGAAATCAATCTTTCGAACAATTCTTTTCAGGGTTCCATACCGAAGATGCTAATGAAGCTGTTTAATTCACGCTTGTCCTCATTTTCGGGGAATCCCGGGCTATGTATCAGTTGTTCACCATCCAGTGGTTTGGTTTGCAACGAAAGCAGCTATGTAAAACCAtgtgacaacaacaacaaaatgaaTAACCAAGGCCTCAGTAAAATTGTGATTGTGATGATAGCTATAGGATCCTCAATATTTGTTGTTTTGCTGTTGATGGGATTGGTTCATATATTTGTTGGCAGAAAATCTAACCAGCAAGTCCATATTACCGATGACGAAGGTCGTTTGTCCCTTCTTAACAAAGTGATGGAGGCTACATCGAACCTAAGTGATCGGTATATTATCGGCAGAGGAGCCCATGGAGTTGTCTATAAAGCCAATGTAAGTCAAGACAAAGCTTTTGCCATAAAGAAGCTGGCATTTGCTGCCAGCAAAGATAAAAACTTGAGCATGGTTAGAGAAATTCAAACCCTCGGACAAATCAAGCATCGAAATCTTGTCAAATTGGAAAACTTTTGGTTGAGACATGATTACGGTCTAATTATGTATAGCTACATGCCAAATGGAAGCCTTTATGATGTCTTGCATGAAAAGAAGCCAGCGCCGTCTTTAGAGTGGAATGTTCGGTATAAGATAGCTATTGGAATCGCTCATGGGTTGTCTTACCTCCATTATGACTGCGATCCTCCCATAGTGCACCGAGATATCAAACCAAACAACATACTTCTAGACTCTGATATGGAGCCTCACATCGCAGACTTCGGTATTGCCAAACTTTTGGACCAGTCCTCTACATCAAATCCTTCCTTATCTGTGCCTGGCACAATCGGTTATATTGCACCag AGAACGCTTATACAACGGTAAGTAATAGGGAGTGTGATGTATACAGCTATGGAGTAGTTTTGCTTGAGCTGATAACGAGAAAGAAGGTAGTAGATCCATCGTTTACGGAGGGTACTGATTTAGTGGGTTGGGTTAGATTGTTGTGGAGTGAAACAGGAGAAATTAATCAAATTGTTGATTCAAGCCTTGCAAATGAGTGTCTAGATACCAATATGATGGAAAATGTTGCAAAAGTGCTTATGATGGCTTTGAGATGTGCTGAGAATGATCCACACAACAGGCCCAAAATGACAGATGTTACTAAGCAGTTATCAGATTCAAATCCACAGAAAAAAAAAGTAAGAAGGGCTCGTTTTGTAAAAGATTTCTAA